A region of the Primulina eburnea isolate SZY01 chromosome 7, ASM2296580v1, whole genome shotgun sequence genome:
GGAGAACTGCTTCAGAACCATATACAAGGCTGAAAGGGGTTTCTTGAGTAGGCAAACGAGGAGTAGTTCTGTAGGCCCAAAGAACACTAGGTAATTCTTCAACCCAATCATTCCCTTTGCCTTGAAGTCTCGTCTTTAATGCATGTACAATAATCCTATTAACAACTTCTGTTTGGCCATTTGCCTGAGGATAAGCCACAGAGGTGAAGGATTGAGTGATCTTCATTTCTTGGCACCACGAAACGATTCCTCTGCCTTGAAATTGTCTGCCATTATCTGAGATTAGTCTCCGGGGCACTCCAAATCGGCAGACAATATTTTTCCACAGGAATTTCAATATTTCTGTCTCGGTAATTCTTGCCAAGGGCTCGGCTTCTACCAACTTGGAAAAGTAATCGACGGCTACTAATAAGAATTTCTTCTGAGCTCGGGCCATCGGGAAAGGACCCACAATGTCCATGCCCCATTGATCAAAGAAGGACAAGACGCCCAAATAGGCTTCATAAAAGTAGCTGGGCTATGCTTGAAGTTTGCATGATGTTGACATCCTTCGCAGGCTTGAACCACCCGGGTGGCATCTCGGTTAAGAGTTGGCCACCAAAATCCTGCAAGCATGGTTTTTCGAGCCAGAGACATTCCCCCAAGGTGCTCCGCACAATATCCTTCATGAATTTCCCGGAGTACATAATCTACCTCTTTTTCAGGTAAGCATTTTAAAAGGGGTCCCTGGAATGATCTCTTATATAAGATTGTGTTTAAGAGAACAAACCTGGGAGCTTGTCTCTTAATCTTCTGAGCTTGACTTCTGTCCTCGGGTAGTGCACCCTTTTCAATAAATCTTATTAAGGGCGTCATCCAGGAGCTTTCTGGATCGGGTGTTCTTTCTTTGTCCGTTGAGATGATCAAGCGGGAGACGTGCAATACTTCCCGGGTGCTTACTTCACTTAGGGATGCTGCCATTTTTGCCAGAATATCTGCCTCGTCGTTTTCTTCTCGGGGTATTTGCTCGATACTCCAATCCGCAAAGCCTTCTGCTCGAGTTTTGATAAGCTGTAGATATTTCAGCATCCTATCATCTTTAGCTTCATATACACCCTTTATCTGCTGAGTGACGAGTTGTGAATCAGAATATATAATTATCCGGGAAGCCCCGACTTCCCGAGCAGCTCGAATTCCAGCTAGCACGGCCTCGTACTCGGCCTCGTTGTTAGTTATTCGGGAATCAATCCTTATTGCCAATTTGATTTTTTCTCCCGGAGGAGATATCATTACGACTCCTACTCCACACCCTGCAAGGCTAGATGCCCCATCTACAAATACTCTCCACACTTCCTCTTCACTGGGCTGgatcatctcagataagaaatCTGATAAAGCTTGTGCCTTGATAGCCACCCGTGGCTTGTAATCGATATCATACTCCCCTAATTCCACCGTCCATTTAATCATT
Encoded here:
- the LOC140837478 gene encoding uncharacterized protein, translated to MIKWTVELGEYDIDYKPRVAIKAQALSDFLSEMIQPSEEEVWRVFVDGASSLAGCGVGVVMISPPGEKIKLAIRIDSRITNNEAEYEAVLAGIRAAREVGASRIIIYSDSQLVTQQIKGVYEAKDDRMLKYLQLIKTRAEGFADWSIEQIPREENDEADILAKMAASLSEVSTREVLHVSRLIISTDKERTPDPESSWMTPLIRFIEKGALPEDRSQAQKIKRQAPRFVLLNTILYKRSFQGPLLKCLPEKEDFGGQLLTEMPPGWFKPAKDVNIMQTSSIAQLLL